CAACACTTATGACATGATCATTGAAGCAAAACAGAGATATCAACATAATGTTTTCATGGAAATTATGACCGTGGGCTGCTGGAGCATCTGGTATCAAAGGAATGGTCTAATTTTTTAGGGCATCCCATGCTCCATTACTGAATGCAGACATGACTTCGTCAGAACTTTCAAGTTGACAATGCTTAGAGCCAAACCCAGTCTTAAGGATGGCATGTTATCCTGGACAGACAACAATTGAATTCTTTTTTCTACCTAGTTTCTAGTATGTAATCTCTAGCCTTCCTTGGTTGTACCCCGGTCAACCATTGTAACATACCTTTTCCCCCTATTTTTTAATGAAAAATGACAAACGATAGGGTTCTTTGCCCTACTGTATTATGGTAAAAAAAATGCACCAAAATGCCCCGAATGTTCGAAATGCATGATCCGAACACTATTTGCTATTACTATTTGCCATATAACGTCGTGCATCAAATGCGTCCGAGCGTTCGAATTCCCACAAATCAGAAGCAAACCGAGGGAGGTTTGTGGGCAGGGCATCCGAATGTCTGCAATGTAGGCATCAAGTTAGAGCATCTCTAACTGCCGGGCGAAACGACGCGCGCGCGCGGTAAACACAGCTTTTAGCGCGCGCTAGGCGTTTTGccgcgctccagcggtggcgggatAATCACGCGCGCAGGAACCGTTTGCGCGCGCGCGCGAAAAGGCGCCAGCTCGCGCCTCATTTTTTGCGCCACCgcttccggcgcgcctataaaGTGCGGCGTGCGCCACGCGCCTCTCCacacctcttcttctcctcttcctctccctctctgccaCGCGCCGCTCCAGCACCCCGCCACCGACGCGCCTCCACCGCCCCAGCGCCCCGCCATGCCGAcgcgccgccgaggagcgtccGGCTACCGCGGCATTCGCCTGCGCCCCAACGGCGGCTACTACACGGAGATACGCTCCGGCGatctccggctcggcctcggcacgtacgggacggcgcgcgaggccgcccgcgcgtacgacacggcggcgtggcgcctaggccGGACGCGCGGCCAGATGAACTTCCAAGATGTGTACACGCTCCAGCAGACGCTCGACGTTGCCCCGCCGCCTCGTCTGAACACGGCACAATACCGTGCGGAGCACGCCGAgcagcagcgccgcctcctcgtcgcccaggagggcgagcgggtcatggcggagtggcgccggcgccacccggaggacgtcgcctacGAGCAAGTCTACTGGGCAAGGCGTCGCGAGAAGGACACGCGAAGGACCCACGAGGCGCGGTTggacaggcgtcggcggaaggcgGTGGGGAACGCGCAGACCGATCTCGTTGCAGCAGGTGGGAGGTCATTCTTCACGGAGAACGATGATCGTTGGTTGGACATATGGCTATCAACCTCGGACGACACAGCCGAGGATGATAATGGTGATGATGATAGCGACTTAGAGTAGTTTTTTATGCTATCTATTTAGTTTTTTATCGTTTGTCGTTTTATTTTATGCAATCTATGTTTCCGATGTAAAAATACCTTTGTATCGTCAAAATTTTATGCAATCTATCTACTTTCTATGCTTCCAATGCCTACATCCTAGTTTGTAGAATGAGCGCGCGCTGcaattttagcgcggctgctggagcggcgcgcgcgcgctgcattttagcgcggctacTGGAGCTggcgctgcgcgccgcgccaaaccaggcgatgggcACGCGCTAAAGCCATTTTTTACGCGCGGCGCGTTCGgcgactgttggagatgctcttagcgggTCCACCCAAAACGCGACCAAAAAAAAAACTAAATCCAAATGAAGGGCTCAACACGCGACGCGTGGTGGCGGCTGGACAGACCACTAGGGTGCTCCCATGCAAAAAAAAAGTGACCCTTGCAGGAGCCCTTCAAAAAGTAACCATTGGTTAGTTTGTCTCATCATCTTTTCGTATGTTTCTGAAGGCCTCTTTCAATTCTTTTGATGTAGCccacagaaaaaaagaaaagaaaaatgccaGCATGCAACTAACATATTTTTTATTGTATCAGGATCCATTTTATTCATCATTAATcatcgttgtactgccatgattaatGATGTAGTTTATTGGAAGTTTTCTTGGAAAAAAAACTGTATGTATCACACAATAAAGATCCACATGCATGGTAGCAGAGGTGGTCAGTTCTTGTAGCTCCCGGCGAAGTAGGCGAGGCAACCTACGAGGGGCGCGTTGGTGTAGGTGGTGGGCTCCGACCGCGCGTAGTCGGCGCGGTCGTCCGGGAACGCGTCGTTCTCATCCGGCCCGCCAACGACGGCGCCGGTAAGCACGTTGGGATTAGGCCCGGCGGCGTGGAGGTAGCTCTGGAAGCCCTCCTGGCAGCCGATGCGCGCCGGGTGCGCGGCCACGGACGGCATCGAGGACGCCCTGTGGTGGATCCTCTGCGGTTAGCGCGCGCCGTAGCCCACCATGTACGACATCCCCAGCGGGTTGTCGCCCAGCACGTAGTCCACCTGCCGCTTGGCCAGGGCCCTCAGGGCCCTGTGGGTGACGCCGTGGCTCTGGCAGGAGAATgcgcggcggtgggaggcggccaTGTACTTGGCGTAGGTGGTGAGCAGGAAGCTGGCCGAGGCGGCGTACTGCATGTTGACGTTGCCTCGCCGGTGCATCAGCCCGCCGGGCGTGTACGCCGTCGTTGACGACGGGGAGCTGGAGTTGGGCAGGATGTGGCAGATCAACTCCTCCGCTTGACGCGTGAACGGCTCCAGCCTCTTGTCCCCGTCCAGCAGAGCCCTCTGCATGCTCAGTCAGACCCAAACGCGTGCAATGTGTCAGCTGAGTGGACCTGTGTGGCACCATTGGGGGGTTGAACTGAATGGCGTGTTTTCGTTCGTTACCCGTGACAGAAGCACGCGCGCCCCGGCGAGCTTGTTGTCCCAGCTGAACACGTCGACGTCGTCGTTGGCGCCGAGGGAGATGAGGTCGTTGAGGTAGGAGCTGTTCTTCGTCGCCCACAGCAGCCATGCAGATCCCCACAGGAGCTCGTCCTGCACACCATGCACACGCAAAATCATTACAATTTTTTTCCAATTCGTTGCACTTGCACGGTGTGATATTTGAATTGCACCTTGTAGCCGGAGTAGGATGGGTAGTAGTTGCTCACGCCGCCGCCGACGTGGTCGCTGTACTTCCCCTGGTGCCGCCAGGCGAGCGCCATCACGTCCCTCGCCGCCGCGACCAGCCTCCTGGAGTAGGCCGGGTCGGCGGCCCTGAAGACCACGCTGGCCGCCGCGAGCGCGGCCGCGGTCTCGCCTGCGACGTCCGATCCCGGGGCGGACGCCGACACCGCGTGCACGTCCCGCGGCGTGTCCATGTCTTCCGGCCGCTCCCAGCACCGGTGGTCGGCGTCGGCATCGCCCACTCCGACGTAGAGTTTGCCCGGGGTCGTCATGGCCGACTTCAAAAGGTAGTCCGTCGCCCACCGTACCGCGGCGCGCGCGTCGTGGACGCGCCCCTCCATCCGCCCGCCATACTCGATGATGCTCCAAGACAGCATGGTCGCGGTGAACGCCATGGGAAAATTGAACTTCACGTTGTTGCCGCCGTCGTAGTACCCGCCGGTGAGGTCAACCTGCCGCCAACAAAAGTCAAACTCTAGGTCATCACGCTGAATCAAGCATGAGCCACAAGGATAAGTGATAGTACAGTGGAGACATCGCTTGCTTACGTTTGCGGCCGAGCCGTCGGACATGGCGGAGTTGGATCTCCACTTGACGGCCTGGTCCGGCGGCAGGCGGCCGGACCTCTGGCCCTGGAAGAAGAGCAACGACTTCGCGAGCGCGTCGGCGTAGTGAGGGTGTCCGGCGGCGAGGACATGGCTGGAGAAACAGATAAGGGAGAAGGCAAGGAACACAGCCGCGCGTGATGATGGTGCCAAAGCAGCCGAATTGCTCATGTTTTCTCGCTGATGCTACGTACCGTCCGGGCTAATGCCACATTGCAATGCATGGCCATGATTTATAGAGCCCATAAAACTCACCTAGATGAGACATAGTTTGGTATCGTTCAACTGAGAACAACTAATATCATGTTTTTTTAGCCCGTTTTTGATGGCAGGCCACAACTAGAGTTTGTTTCTTGTTGGGTTTATTTGTCCAATAATCTTAAACAAACGGACAATCAGTGGCGCCTCCCTTATCTCCAACTAAAAGATGCCAGCTAATTGTATGAGTGTGTATCTAGCATTA
Above is a window of Triticum aestivum cultivar Chinese Spring chromosome 6B, IWGSC CS RefSeq v2.1, whole genome shotgun sequence DNA encoding:
- the LOC123133726 gene encoding endoglucanase 11-like; translation: MSNSAALAPSSRAAVFLAFSLICFSSHVLAAGHPHYADALAKSLLFFQGQRSGRLPPDQAVKWRSNSAMSDGSAANVDLTGGYYDGGNNVKFNFPMAFTATMLSWSIIEYGGRMEGRVHDARAAVRWATDYLLKSAMTTPGKLYVGVGDADADHRCWERPEDMDTPRDVHAVSASAPGSDVAGETAAALAAASVVFRAADPAYSRRLVAAARDVMALAWRHQGKYSDHVGGGVSNYYPSYSGYKDELLWGSAWLLWATKNSSYLNDLISLGANDDVDVFSWDNKLAGARVLLSRRALLDGDKRLEPFTRQAEELICHILPNSSSPSSTTAYTPGGLMHRRGNVNMQYAASASFLLTTYAKYMAASHRRAFSCQSHGVTHRALRALAKRQVDYVLGDNPLGMSYMVGYGAR